The genomic interval AAACATATTGATGCGTTTGCAAGCCGATTTTCGAGCGGGGGTAGCTATATGCTTACGAGTACGCTCTGGGTATTCTTTCAGGCTAAAAAACAATTCATGAAAATCTGTGAGGGCTTGTTCTACGTGGGACATCTCTGGAGTAAAATTTTGGGTAAAAGCCTCTTCCAAAGAGGGATTTTTCTGGTAAAAATGCTTAAAAAAATGAATAAAATAGAGCGTGTCAGTAGCATTGAAAGTACGATGTTTAAATGATAAAAATGCCTTTAGGTCTGACTCTTCGTGGTTGAGTATAAAGTTATGTGGGTCGTCATCCATCAGTTCTACCAATTCTTTACATTTTTTTATGATAGTGGTTCTATTGCCCCATGCAAGTACAGCTGCCCAAAACCCCGTAATCTCAATGTCTTGT from Microscilla marina ATCC 23134 carries:
- a CDS encoding TIGR02757 family protein; its protein translation is MNIPDITNEQTLKEFLDEAADKYNQPGFIENDPISIPHLFSKKQDIEITGFWAAVLAWGNRTTIIKKCKELVELMDDDPHNFILNHEESDLKAFLSFKHRTFNATDTLYFIHFFKHFYQKNPSLEEAFTQNFTPEMSHVEQALTDFHELFFSLKEYPERTRKHIATPARKSACKRINMFLRWMVRKDTKGVDFGIWSKINPSQLICPCDVHVERVARKLNLLERKQMNWQTALELTQNLRKFNAQDPVKYDFALFGLGVDHKM